The nucleotide window ACTTAATTGCCCGGTAAATGGTGACGAATCATTTTCAAGGGTGGGCCATACACTTCTTAACCTGAGCTAATATGTGAAACGTCGATATTCGTTTTCGCCAACGCTAGAGCCAATCCGATTATCCTTGTGACGACCTAGAAACAAAGCATTCTAAACCAATACCTGAAACCTACTCGTCGCAGGGTGAAAAAGGTTTTCTGATACACCAGATCTCGCCTTCGCAGCAGCGAGATTGATCCATGCCTTTGGATCAGGGCACTAGGGAATATCTCTAGTGTTCGTTTAAGAAAACCCTGAGCCATTAGGCTTGTTCTTTGCTCGGCTACCTGCGTTGCCATTCCTTGAATTATCAAGAGATAGTCCTGCGTCATCGCGCCTTGGCATTAGAGCAAAGCCCGGCGCCTCGGTGGCTCAGGACTTTTTTAAACGAACACTAGTACACGATACGAAACAGCTGTTGCCCCATGAGCATCAGTTCACCGCTTTGGACACTTACCGGCACACCACTTGGAATGCGCACGTAGGTGCCGTTGGAACTTCCAACGTCAGTAAGCATTATCTTTCCACCTTCTTCGTGTAACCGGCAGTGCAGTCCGGACACGTAACCATCGTCTGGAAAGACAACATCGCCACGTTCCCGGCCGAGATGAAGACCTGCCCGTGGAATAGGAAAGGCATCTGAAATCGTATCGCGGCCAACAACCGTGAGAATTCGCCCAACCATCTCATCCGAAGGACTTCCCATGATTTGAGCATCACTAGAAGCTGCGGCTGTTGCATCTCGCTTTTCAACACGAATGATTTCTTGTCCAATGCGAAACATAGCGCCATGGCCCAGTTCGATTGGACTATTGGGCGTAATTCGCAAAAACACACCATTGAGACTCGATTCGTCTGTGACGGTCACGTCACTGCCACCACGGGTAAAGGTTGCGTGCATCGGCGAAAGATAAGAATCGTTTCCGAAAATTGATCCTGTTTTGCGGC belongs to Myxococcales bacterium and includes:
- a CDS encoding FHA domain-containing protein: MVICKRCNKENQEHYKFCLGCGAELPKQEGSVQKDFKVPTPPSGFSPAAASGIPPQASVSPARAGTDRPGVTATPVVCPGCSANVPAGFRFCGGCGHPIAEASLRSMPVVSSASEASLVLIRPDGSDGESFVLDSDTATVGRKTGSIFGNDSYLSPMHATFTRGGSDVTVTDESSLNGVFLRITPNSPIELGHGAMFRIGQEIIRVEKRDATAAASSDAQIMGSPSDEMVGRILTVVGRDTISDAFPIPRAGLHLGRERGDVVFPDDGYVSGLHCRLHEEGGKIMLTDVGSSNGTYVRIPSGVPVSVQSGELMLMGQQLFRIVY